A single Ziziphus jujuba cultivar Dongzao chromosome 11, ASM3175591v1 DNA region contains:
- the LOC107432624 gene encoding gibberellin 20 oxidase 1-D — translation MVSNPVQPLKPSNEKEDKGLVFDTVVLQHESNIPSQFIWPDHEKPGSDAPELEVPPIDLKGFLSGDSLAISNASRLVNEACRKHGFFHVVNHGVDPQLIEKAHKYMDLFFGMTLSEKQKAQRKIGEHCGYASSFTGRFTSKLPWKETLSLRYCPDEQSSNIVEDYIVNVLGEDFRQFGKLYQEYCEAMNTLALQIMELFGVSLGVGKEYFREFYENKDSIMRLNYYPKCQKPDETLGTGPHCDPTSLTILHQDQVGGLQVLVDEKWHSITPLHNAFVVNIGDTFMALSNGIFKSCLHRAVVNNTSVRKSLAFFLCPNKEKVVIPPRSLVNSQNPRLYPDFTWPTLLEFTQKHYRADMTTLIAFTDWINRRDQMKSVQ, via the exons atggtaagCAATCCAGTCCAGCCTCTGAAGCCATCGAATGAAAAAGAAGACAAGGGTTTGGTTTTCGACACAGTGGTTCTTCAACACGAATCTAACATTCCGTCGCAGTTCATTTGGCCGGACCACGAAAAGCCAGGCTCCGATGCACCAGAACTTGAAGTTCCACCAATCGACTTGAAAGGCTTTCTCAGTGGAGACAGCTTGGCAATCTCAAATGCATCTCGGTTGGTCAATGAGGCATGCAGGAAACATGGTTTCTTTCATGTTGTCAACCATGGAGTCGATCCCCAGCTTATTGAGAAAGCTCACAAGTACATGGACTTGTTCTTCGGTATGACACTTTCAGAGAAGCAAAAAGCTCAGAGGAAGATTGGTGAGCATTGTGGATATGCTAGTAGCTTCACTGGGAGATTCACCTCCAAACTTCCATGGAAAGAAACACTTTCTCTCCGATACTGCCCTGATGAGCAGTCCTCAAACATTGTTGAGGATTACATTGTCAATGTATTGGGTGAAGATTTCAGACAATTTGG GAAGCTGTACCAGGAGTATTGTGAAGCCATGAACACTCTCGCTCTTCAAATCATGGAGCTATTTGGAGTGAGTCTTGGAGTTGGAAAAGAGTACTTCAGAGAATTCTACGAGAACAAAGATTCCATAATGAGATTGAATTACTATCCAAAATGTCAAAAACCGGATGAAACACTGGGTACAGGGCCTCATTGCGATCCAACTTCCCTAACAATCCTTCACCAGGATCAAGTTGGCGGCCTTCAAGTACTTGTAGACGAAAAATGGCACTCTATAACTCCTCTGCATAATGCTTTTGTTGTCAACATTGGTGATACATTCATG GCTCTTTCAAATGGAATATTCAAGAGTTGCTTGCATAGAGCAGTGGTAAACAACACCAGTGTGAGAAAATCTCTTGCTTTCTTTCTGTGTCCAAACAAGGAGAAGGTTGTAATCCCACCGAGAAGTTTGGTCAATTCCCAAAATCCAAGATTGTATCCGGATTTCACATGGCCTACATTGCTTGAATTTACCCAAAAACATTACAGGGCAGACATGACAACCTTGATAGCTTTCACCGACTGGATTAATAGACGGGATCAAATGAAATCGgttcaataa